The following nucleotide sequence is from Micromonospora sp. WMMD1120.
GCGGCGGCGAGCCTCGTGCTCACCCGGGTCGACGGCGCACCGACGGTGCTGATCGGTCGGCCGGTGGACTAGCGTCGTCCCCGTGGCGGGACAGGGCACTCCGGCGACGGCGCTGTTGGTCAAGCGTGGCGTCGCGCACCGCACCCACCCGTATCGGGTGTCGCCGGACGCCCCGAACTACGGCGCGTTGGTGGCTGCCGCGCTCGGTGTCGCGCCGGAGCGCGTGTTCAAGACGCTGGTGACCGAGGTGGACGGCGGGCTCACAGTGGCCGTCGTGCCGGTGACCGGCGAGTTGGATCTCAAGGCGCTCGCGGCGGCGGTCGGTGGCAAGCGGGCGACGCTGGCCGACCGGGTG
It contains:
- the ybaK gene encoding Cys-tRNA(Pro) deacylase, which encodes MAGQGTPATALLVKRGVAHRTHPYRVSPDAPNYGALVAAALGVAPERVFKTLVTEVDGGLTVAVVPVTGELDLKALAAAVGGKRATLADRVVAERATGYVRGGISPLGQRRRLPTVLDESALDLPTIYVSAGRRGLQLELAAVDLVALTDAGTAPLQTR